Proteins encoded within one genomic window of Edaphobacter lichenicola:
- a CDS encoding amidase, protein MTTTHSPLSSLRHAIASSETEPHTIASTAAGKANSNASHNTYLTLITIESLRRAEQLPNLFAEAQSRPPLYGIPISLKDCFDLAGTATSCGSRYYLQLHPVAAKNSWVAQRLLDAGAIIPGKTHLHQLAYGITGENADYDDCVQPRDATLLTGGSSSGAAASVQEGSALAAIGTDTGGSVRVPAALCGLAGYRASHAVSRGEERWSGAAHLAPSFDTLGLLFRDLRDGPALASAIYDIPSIAAPTQLRIGYVGDEFTYDCEPEPLAAFTAWKQHLLQHGATLTPIDTTFWTDSSEIFTAIQASEAAQLHRGHYQHFEPAIAERLIWGASITNDQLQALRHRLEVFRSQMSSLFQQVDLLLIPCAPVSRLLAGNDQSPIRKAILRYTTPASLAGLPAVTLAGEAIGAPFGTGMQLVAAPMQDAALLTFAASLTG, encoded by the coding sequence ATGACAACCACGCACTCTCCACTTTCATCTCTCCGCCACGCAATCGCGTCGTCTGAAACCGAACCCCACACGATCGCAAGCACCGCCGCCGGCAAAGCGAACAGCAACGCCTCGCACAACACCTACCTCACTCTCATCACAATCGAATCGCTCCGTCGAGCCGAACAACTCCCGAACCTCTTTGCTGAAGCTCAAAGTCGTCCGCCTCTGTACGGCATTCCAATCTCGCTCAAAGATTGCTTCGACCTGGCAGGAACCGCGACAAGCTGTGGCTCCCGCTACTACCTGCAACTCCATCCCGTCGCCGCAAAAAACTCATGGGTCGCGCAACGCCTGCTCGATGCGGGCGCAATCATCCCCGGAAAAACTCACCTCCATCAACTCGCCTACGGCATTACGGGCGAAAACGCCGACTATGACGACTGCGTCCAGCCGCGCGATGCAACTCTGCTCACCGGCGGCTCCTCCAGCGGCGCAGCGGCGAGCGTGCAGGAAGGGTCTGCCCTCGCAGCCATCGGCACCGACACCGGCGGCTCCGTCCGCGTCCCCGCTGCACTCTGCGGACTCGCCGGCTACCGCGCCTCCCACGCCGTCAGTCGCGGCGAAGAACGCTGGTCCGGCGCAGCCCATCTCGCACCATCCTTCGATACCCTCGGCCTGCTCTTCCGCGATCTCCGCGACGGCCCCGCGCTCGCCAGCGCCATCTACGACATTCCCTCCATCGCTGCACCAACTCAACTCCGCATCGGCTATGTTGGAGACGAGTTCACCTACGACTGCGAACCCGAGCCTCTCGCCGCATTCACTGCCTGGAAGCAACACCTCCTGCAACACGGCGCAACCCTCACACCAATCGACACCACCTTCTGGACCGACAGCTCAGAGATCTTCACCGCCATCCAGGCCAGCGAAGCAGCCCAGCTCCATCGCGGCCACTATCAACACTTCGAGCCCGCCATCGCGGAGCGCCTCATCTGGGGAGCATCCATCACCAACGACCAACTTCAGGCTCTTCGCCACCGCCTCGAAGTCTTCCGCTCACAAATGTCCTCGCTCTTCCAACAGGTCGATCTCCTCCTCATCCCCTGCGCTCCCGTCAGCAGACTCCTCGCAGGCAACGACCAGTCGCCCATCCGAAAAGCGATCCTGCGCTACACCACACCAGCCAGCCTCGCAGGTCTTCCGGCTGTCACACTCGCAGGCGAAGCTATCGGCGCACCCTTCGGCACCGGCATGCAGTTAGTCGCCGCCCCCATGCAGGATGCAGCTCTGCTGACCTTCGCCGCCTCTCTGACTGGATAG
- a CDS encoding DUF1338 domain-containing protein, with amino-acid sequence MSTSNGVLRKTLDKIIGTDRTEHLFKLLVIHPEIAADTGPQVSRAVLAQALNMLLFEDLLRRVPTAKTYADYTLGKGRQILHDHGAVRTVALEGMGGLPAGQEAITRILRPLGYALNGVYPLERLKMTGRSHAQADYPEEIAQFFLSELHPERFSPEFQAAVQRVTATSKDPVTPQAKSLLDKLESTGSLSVDESVTLLPILASVFERQHTEPTLADYEILLAESPEMAWISTEGNAFNHATDRVPDVDQLAEEQKALGQPMKAAVETSQSGRVRQTAFLAAKVQRNFRSARGALVPKEVNGSFYEFITRLPLPEEDGKQKLDLGFDSSNAQAIFKMTATGKA; translated from the coding sequence ATGAGCACAAGCAACGGCGTCCTACGCAAAACACTCGACAAGATCATCGGTACCGATCGCACCGAACACCTCTTCAAGCTGTTGGTCATCCATCCCGAGATCGCCGCCGACACCGGCCCGCAGGTCTCCCGCGCCGTCCTCGCGCAGGCACTCAACATGCTCCTCTTTGAAGACCTTCTGCGCCGCGTACCCACCGCCAAAACCTACGCTGACTACACCCTCGGCAAAGGCCGGCAGATCCTCCACGACCACGGCGCCGTCCGCACCGTTGCGCTCGAGGGTATGGGCGGTCTCCCCGCCGGGCAGGAGGCCATCACCCGCATCCTCCGTCCGCTCGGCTACGCGCTCAACGGCGTCTACCCGCTCGAACGCCTCAAGATGACCGGCCGCTCCCACGCCCAGGCCGACTACCCCGAAGAGATCGCCCAGTTCTTCCTCAGCGAGCTTCATCCCGAGCGCTTCTCGCCCGAGTTCCAGGCCGCCGTCCAGCGCGTCACCGCAACTTCAAAGGACCCCGTCACCCCACAGGCGAAGTCCCTGCTTGACAAACTCGAATCCACCGGCTCCCTCAGCGTCGACGAGTCCGTAACTCTGCTCCCCATCCTGGCCTCCGTCTTCGAGCGCCAGCACACCGAACCCACACTCGCCGACTACGAGATCCTCCTCGCCGAATCTCCCGAGATGGCCTGGATCTCAACCGAAGGCAACGCCTTCAACCACGCCACCGACCGCGTTCCCGACGTCGACCAACTCGCCGAGGAACAAAAGGCTCTCGGTCAACCCATGAAGGCCGCCGTCGAAACCTCACAATCGGGCCGCGTCCGCCAGACTGCTTTTCTCGCCGCCAAAGTTCAGCGCAACTTCCGCAGCGCCAGAGGCGCACTTGTCCCAAAAGAGGTCAACGGCTCCTTCTACGAGTTCATCACGCGGCTTCCACTCCCGGAAGAAGACGGCAAACAAAAACTCGACCTCGGCTTCGACAGCTCCAACGCCCAGGCCATCTTCAAGATGACCGCTACCGGCAAGGCCTGA